The Desulfuromonadales bacterium genomic interval AGTGACTGGCACCCCGTCCTTGACCTGGTGGAGCCGGTCTTTATTGAAATCATCAAGCAGATCAGCCACTTCGAGCGGGTACTCGTCGTCGCTCCCGAAGTGGAGGCGACGCGGAGTAAACTCGCGGCGGCCGGGGTGGTGCTGGAGCGGGTCGCCATCTTCGCCATCCCTTCGAACGACACCTGGAGCCGCGACTTTGGCCCGCTCACCGTCTACGAAGACGGCGTGCCGGTCCTGCTCGATTTCGGCTTCAACGGCTGGGGCCTCAAGTTCGCCGCCGACCAGGACAACCAGATCACCGCCCGCCTGCAGGCTTCTGGCGCCTTCGGGCAACTGGAGCGACGCGTCCCGGGACTCATCCTCGAGGGGGGCAGCATCGAGAGCGATGGCGCCGGAACCCTCCTCACCACCGCCGAATGTCTGCTCGGTCCCAACCGCAATCCGCACCTTGGCCGGGAGGGGGTCGAGGCGGAACTCCGCCGCTGGCTCGGTGCCGAGCGCATTCTCTGGCTCGGAAACGGTTATCTGGCCGGCGACGACACCGATTCCCACATCGACACCCTTGCCCGCCTCTGCCCGAATGACACCATCACCTACGTCGCCTGCAACGACGAACAGGACGAGCATTACGGGGCGCTGCGGCGGATGGAGGCGGAGCTGCGCGCTTTCCGCACCCGGGACGGCCGGCCCTATCGCCTGATTCCCCTCCCCTGGCCGGGCGCCAAATTTGACGAGGAAGGGACGCGGCTGCCGGCCACTTACGCCAACTTC includes:
- a CDS encoding agmatine deiminase family protein, which gives rise to MKVSLPAEWEAQDGVLLAWPHETSDWHPVLDLVEPVFIEIIKQISHFERVLVVAPEVEATRSKLAAAGVVLERVAIFAIPSNDTWSRDFGPLTVYEDGVPVLLDFGFNGWGLKFAADQDNQITARLQASGAFGQLERRVPGLILEGGSIESDGAGTLLTTAECLLGPNRNPHLGREGVEAELRRWLGAERILWLGNGYLAGDDTDSHIDTLARLCPNDTITYVACNDEQDEHYGALRRMEAELRAFRTRDGRPYRLIPLPWPGAKFDEEGTRLPATYANFLVINNAVLVPTYQDPNDAAALAAVGQAFPDRAIIGIDCLPLILQHGSLHCVTMQLPRGVLG